Part of the Colletotrichum destructivum chromosome 12, complete sequence genome, AAGACGAATCAATAACTTCAGAGGTCTCGCTCCTGATACGTCGTTAGTGTCACCATCAAGAACCACTGCTTGTGGGCCTATGCTTGAGGCAAAACGGCCAGGATCAACACTTTTGGGGCTAAGAACAGATCTGTTCTTACCAAATGCAAGTGTCGCCGACACCCAAAGGGTTGTGCTGACTAAGTCCATGCCTTCACTGTAAGAGTAATAGACTAAAGATCTAAAGCCCGATGATAACACGCCCGAGCGATCGCCGTCAGCGTTCGTGCTGTTCTCAAATAGTGAGAATCGAGGTCAACCACCATTCATAGGGAACCTTAACGTAGCTTAAATCAGTGTAGAAATGCCTGATGAGCTTCTGAAGGGCTAAATCGTAGCCTCCACCAAGATTTCCAAGCTTCATGGTGAAACCCGGCAAAACTCAACACCCCTTGAGTAGGAGCTTTATAAGACTCGTGCGGCCAAGGCGAAGGAAAGATACAAACCTGACTTGACCGAGTACCAGAAGACAGCAGAGTACAGAAAATACAACAAGTGCCCACAAGAGGTCAAATAAAGGCAAGCGAGGTCAAGCCAAGGTGCGTTTTAGTCAGTTGCCCGGAAACATATGCAGGCTTAACCCTACCTCAGTGAAAGATCTCCAAGCCAAGTGTCAGGAGTCTGATTCGGGCGCCATTTTTGCATGCCAAGTGTACAAGCAAGACATCAAGGAGTCTCAGGAGCACTGGCAGCGGTAACGGAAGCCACCTGGGGAGTACACCGCCTACCAACTAGAATCAGCGAATGagttccgtggtgtctggAGGGGTCTCAGTGTTCGATGGCCGTGCCTGCGCAATTCTTGGCTACCGAGAAAATCGTTTGGAATCTGAACGAGGATGAGTGCTCTAGTGCCAGCTGCCAAAATTAGTAAACCGATGTATTCGAGAAAAAGTGTAAGGTACGGTGGTGCCAAGGCATAGTATAGTGGCGGATCGCAACCGTACTGCAATCCACGTGATGTGAGATTCACAACGAGAATCCACCGATTCCGCTTCAGCTCAAGGGTCACCACGTGCGGGTTCTTAGTGTCAATATAATGTGGGAGTTAATCACTAAAAAGGTTCTCGTTGAATTCAATAGTGCCCTGGCGAGGTGGGTCTGATGGAGACGCTCATTGCGCCCTTCCCGAGACAAGTTCTCCATCGTTTGCAGCAGTGGTCTGTCTTCGTCCCTCACCAGCAGTGACTGGCGTCATTCTAGTGTTCGCCGTATACCCGCTGCTTCTCGTCAGTTCATTCCGCCGTCCAGTCGCATTATTAAAAAGTCTCCACTTTTTGGCTTTGTCGGTTACGTTAATTTGGCTGATTGAATGATAGCCTCAGTCGGAGTGTGTCGTGGCCTTGTTTTGCGAGTGGGCATCGCATGCATAGCCGACCAGGATCGTTCGATTCTGAATGCTGTGTCCACCTCGTCCGTGGGCAGCACACCTGTCAATAGCGTGCTGGTAGTAAAGGCAACGGCACACAGAGTAGAGTTCAAAGAGTTGATAACACATCTGGATTGTTGTTTGAGGTGGATTGAATAAACGAAGTGTATATTGTTGTTGACCATGTGAGAATTCAGACTCAGAAGAACCACTCCTGAATGGATTCTGCCTTTGCGACTTATTGCACACGACTATCGAAACATGAACAACTGATTGATAGCCATCACTGGTTACACCGGCTCTCAGAAGAACAGCAGGTGGCGTACACCGTTACTGTATGTACAGATCGTGAGATAGTTCAGTGATCGAGATGTGTATTGAACGACAGGGCTGACTTTGTACCATCTTACTGAGGAGGACCAGTATCCTTCGCGTAGTCATGTCTGGTCTGGCTTTCGTCCAAAGTTGCTATGTGCCACCATGATTTTATGTTGCCCATTGGTCGCAATATGTTCCCCATTGGTCCTGTGGTCCTGATACGGGCTGGGAGCTAATGCATGCAAAGATGTCGTGTTCATCCTACTTAGCGGAAAACTTTAGGCGAGAGACAGGAAGACAGCTTCCCAGATCATTGAGCTTCTGGAAATGTCGATTACGTTCCTAGAATGTggcttttccttcttctggaGTTTGGTATCAATGACAAAATGGCAACAGTCCGGTTCCTAAATGCCGTGCATGAGTCGCCTAAACATACCGCATCACATGCTAGTGACTGGTGACTAAAATGCCATAGTCCCGAAAGAACCCATGCTGACGATCCAATGAAGATGACTGCCAATGGCTAGCCGAAGTTATTTTTTCTCGCCTCGGCTTTTCTTTAGAAACATGTGCTTGAAACTAAGAAATTTGGTCCCCAAGTATCATAGACTGCTTCTGCGAGCACAGTCTCTACAGAATTTAGCATGGCGACGTAACGATCATCTTAGAGTTACCCCATTTAGCATGTAGCTGCTTGTATTCCTCAACAAAAGACCTTTGAAGTAAGCAAATGTAGTTTCAGATTAGCCCCGCCATAATCAATACGCCCAAACATCTCATTGTTCATCGTTACGAAATTATGACTGCACAGCAAGGCAGCATGCTTACCTGTACATCTCATTGGCCTCTGATATTCACCATTTGCTCAACAACTTGATCAAGGTGTCAGCATGGTACTTGTGGGTTGATGGAGATACTGGTCCGGGCTTCTGCTGTGTTGGTTCCCTTCCACACTCCAAAATAGGCAGCAGGTTCTGTCTTTCGACTGATTGCTCAGGCACAGCTACTTCAGCTGTATTCGATATCAATCTAGCTTTAATAGCGACTTGACCCTCCAATTTCACCATGTTCCTATGTTATGTACGCTTTTGTCAGATGAGGATACTCCCTCTTTTTCAGAGAACGTCATTCCGAATCATTGAAAGACTTGTTCTGGCCAACAATGCCATCCAACTCCAAGCCCCGACAGAGCCGACTCCGGGACTCTTGTGATGGATGCTCCCAGGCGAAGGTGAAATGTTCCAAAACAAGGCCCATTTGCTCCAGATGCCTGGTTTGCGGCCTCGAATGCTTTTT contains:
- a CDS encoding Putative High mobility group box domain superfamily encodes the protein MAQQLEHIFAELGIPQYLGICLEQGFNTWEAIVATLESDLYAHCSIVVLKSETNDGYFRDALGVKSGYRRELQRRINNFRGLAPDTSLVSPSRTTACGPMLEAKRPGSTLLGLRTDLFLPNASVADTQRVTKDLKPDDNTPERSPSAFVLFSNSENRGQPPFIGNLNELYKTRAAKAKERYKPDLTEYQKTAEYRKYNKCPQEVK